A window of the Rhizobium brockwellii genome harbors these coding sequences:
- a CDS encoding alpha-hydroxy acid oxidase, with amino-acid sequence MTIRSGNTDRSTRLCRDVLCLDDFEIKARRHLPKPLFGYISGATETNASLRQNAEAFQAYAFRPRVLRDVSKRSTETSLFGKTHAAPFGIAPMGISALMAYRGDIVLAQGADQSGIPMIISGSSLIPLEEIAAVSPQAWFQAYLPGEPDRIDALIDRVGAAGLRTLLLTVDTATLPNRENNVRAGFSTPLRPGLRLAWQGISHPRWTTGTFLRTIARHGIPHFENSYATRGAPIISSNVARDFGRRDHLNWNHLERIRNRWSGKLVVKGIMHPDDAARAVDTGADGVIVSNHGGRQLDGTASPLQVLPEIASRVGDSVAVMVDGGFRRGTDIMKALALGACFVFVGRPFLYAAAVAGLPGVLKAADILKTELHSNMALLGVTEVGDISADYITRA; translated from the coding sequence ATGACGATCCGCAGCGGCAACACCGATCGATCGACCCGGCTCTGCCGCGACGTGCTCTGCCTCGATGACTTTGAAATAAAGGCGCGGCGACATCTGCCAAAGCCCCTGTTCGGTTATATCTCAGGCGCAACCGAGACCAATGCGTCGCTAAGGCAAAATGCAGAGGCTTTCCAGGCCTATGCCTTCCGGCCTCGTGTCCTTCGCGACGTCTCGAAACGCAGCACCGAGACGAGCCTCTTCGGCAAGACCCATGCCGCACCATTCGGCATCGCGCCGATGGGTATCAGCGCGCTGATGGCCTATCGAGGTGACATCGTGCTCGCGCAAGGAGCGGATCAATCGGGAATCCCGATGATCATCAGCGGTTCATCACTTATCCCCTTGGAGGAGATTGCTGCGGTTTCGCCGCAAGCATGGTTTCAGGCCTATCTCCCCGGCGAACCCGACCGTATCGATGCTCTGATCGATCGGGTCGGCGCGGCCGGCTTGCGCACGCTTCTGCTGACTGTGGACACAGCCACGCTGCCAAATCGGGAAAACAATGTAAGGGCCGGATTTTCGACGCCTTTGCGTCCGGGTCTCCGCCTGGCATGGCAGGGCATCTCGCACCCACGCTGGACCACCGGCACATTCCTGCGCACGATCGCCCGACACGGCATTCCGCATTTTGAAAATTCCTATGCCACAAGGGGCGCGCCGATCATCTCCTCGAATGTCGCGCGCGATTTCGGCAGGCGCGACCATCTCAACTGGAACCATCTGGAGCGGATACGTAACAGGTGGTCCGGCAAACTCGTGGTGAAGGGGATCATGCATCCTGACGACGCGGCCCGGGCTGTCGACACCGGGGCGGATGGCGTGATCGTCTCTAACCATGGCGGCCGCCAGCTCGACGGCACCGCATCGCCCCTTCAGGTCCTTCCGGAGATTGCGTCCCGTGTTGGCGATAGCGTTGCCGTCATGGTCGATGGCGGCTTCAGGCGTGGAACGGACATCATGAAGGCCCTCGCGCTCGGGGCCTGTTTCGTGTTCGTGGGCAGGCCGTTCCTTTATGCCGCAGCCGTCGCGGGCCTACCGGGCGTGCTTAAGGCGGCCGATATCCTGAAGACGGAACTGCATAGCAATATGGCGTTGCTGGGCGTTACCGAGGTGGGCGATATTTCCGCGGACTACATCACCCGCGCATAA
- a CDS encoding TetR/AcrR family transcriptional regulator, which produces MKLASLAAAYELLTEFGLSGVSVDEVSRRSGVAKTTIYRHWPSRTGLLFDAVMQFAPRLPTPNTGSFRGDLTALTLAFAERLQTGRWSSAMPSIIDAAERDKEVAEFQSRTHAGMMSGFGAIAARAQARGELGPNFDASDLTAAIAGPLFYRRWFSRQELDDAFVRGVVERALGWDSSRHG; this is translated from the coding sequence GTGAAGCTGGCGAGCCTGGCCGCAGCCTACGAATTGCTCACAGAGTTTGGGCTAAGCGGCGTCAGCGTCGACGAGGTGTCACGGCGATCGGGCGTCGCTAAGACCACGATCTACCGGCACTGGCCATCGCGCACAGGCCTTCTCTTCGATGCCGTCATGCAATTCGCCCCTCGGCTCCCGACGCCCAACACCGGCAGCTTTCGAGGCGATCTGACCGCGCTGACACTAGCTTTCGCTGAACGCTTGCAGACAGGCCGGTGGTCGTCCGCGATGCCCTCGATCATTGACGCCGCCGAGCGCGACAAGGAAGTCGCCGAGTTCCAGTCGCGCACTCACGCTGGCATGATGTCGGGGTTCGGCGCGATTGCTGCGCGGGCGCAAGCGCGCGGTGAATTAGGCCCGAATTTTGATGCATCCGATCTTACGGCGGCTATCGCCGGGCCACTGTTCTATCGCCGGTGGTTTTCGCGGCAAGAGCTTGATGACGCTTTCGTTCGCGGCGTCGTCGAAAGGGCCCTTGGCTGGGATTCCAGCCGTCACGGCTAG
- a CDS encoding helix-turn-helix transcriptional regulator — translation MADSKFLTPEEVAERYRGGISVGTLRNWRAMRLGPSFVKIGKAVLYPLDELDAWDEKNKVQCRAYRGLGEHRGDQA, via the coding sequence GTGGCAGATAGCAAATTCCTTACGCCGGAAGAGGTGGCTGAACGATACCGCGGCGGTATTTCAGTTGGGACCCTTCGGAATTGGCGCGCAATGCGTCTCGGCCCGTCCTTCGTCAAGATTGGCAAAGCCGTGCTCTACCCCCTCGACGAGCTTGATGCGTGGGATGAAAAGAATAAGGTGCAGTGCCGTGCATACAGGGGTCTCGGCGAGCACAGGGGTGATCAGGCGTGA
- the sthA gene encoding Si-specific NAD(P)(+) transhydrogenase encodes MLQYDLVVVGSGPAGRRGAIQAAKLGKKVLVIEQGKRVGGVSVHTGTIPSKTLRETALNLSGWRERGFYGRSYRVKEEISADDLRRRLLITLNHEVEVLEHQFARNRVQHIRGKASFIDASTLQVIKDDGETTQVTAASVLLAVGTKPFRPDYMPFDGKTVLDSDELLDIQDLPRSMVVIGAGVIGIEYATIFSALDTAVTVIDPKATMLDFIDKEIIEDFTYQLRDRNMKLLLGQKADKVERLENGKVELTLDSGRRLTTDMVLFAAGRMGATDALNLQAIGLEADSRGRLKVNPETFQTSVANVYAAGDVVGFPSLASTSMEQGRIAARVAVGAVAKEPPKYFPYGIYAVPEISTCGLTEEEMKERGIPYECGIARFRETSRGHIMGLDTGLLKLIFSLKTRRLLGVHIVGEGATELVHIGQAVLNLKGTVEYFVENTFNYPTLAEAYKIAGLDAWNRMGDIKSEL; translated from the coding sequence ATGCTTCAGTACGATCTCGTTGTGGTGGGCAGCGGTCCCGCAGGGCGCCGTGGCGCGATCCAGGCTGCAAAACTCGGCAAGAAAGTGCTTGTCATCGAGCAGGGCAAACGCGTCGGCGGCGTGTCCGTGCATACCGGCACCATCCCTTCCAAAACGCTGCGCGAGACCGCGCTTAATCTTTCCGGCTGGCGCGAACGCGGCTTCTACGGCCGGTCTTACCGCGTCAAGGAAGAGATCAGTGCAGATGACCTGCGCCGCCGCCTGCTGATTACGCTCAACCACGAGGTCGAGGTGCTGGAACACCAGTTCGCCCGCAACCGCGTGCAGCATATTCGCGGCAAGGCGAGCTTCATCGATGCGTCGACGCTGCAGGTGATCAAGGATGACGGCGAGACCACGCAGGTCACCGCCGCCAGCGTGCTGCTCGCCGTCGGCACAAAACCGTTCCGCCCCGATTACATGCCCTTCGACGGCAAGACCGTTCTCGACAGCGACGAACTGCTCGACATCCAGGACCTGCCGCGATCGATGGTGGTCATCGGCGCCGGCGTCATCGGCATCGAATATGCGACGATCTTCAGCGCGCTCGACACCGCCGTCACCGTCATCGACCCGAAGGCGACAATGCTCGACTTCATCGACAAGGAAATCATCGAGGATTTTACCTACCAGCTGCGCGACCGCAACATGAAGCTGCTGCTCGGCCAGAAGGCCGACAAGGTGGAGAGGCTCGAAAACGGCAAGGTCGAGCTGACGCTCGACAGCGGCCGGCGCCTGACGACCGACATGGTGCTTTTCGCCGCCGGCCGCATGGGGGCGACCGATGCGCTGAACCTTCAGGCCATCGGCCTCGAAGCCGATAGCCGCGGCCGTCTCAAGGTCAATCCGGAAACCTTCCAGACATCGGTTGCCAACGTCTATGCCGCCGGCGATGTCGTCGGCTTTCCCAGCCTTGCCTCGACCTCTATGGAACAGGGCCGCATCGCCGCCCGCGTCGCGGTCGGCGCGGTCGCCAAGGAACCGCCGAAATATTTCCCCTACGGCATCTATGCCGTGCCGGAGATCTCGACCTGCGGCCTGACCGAAGAAGAGATGAAGGAGCGCGGCATTCCCTATGAATGCGGCATTGCCCGCTTCCGCGAGACGTCGCGCGGTCATATCATGGGCCTCGACACCGGGCTTCTGAAGCTGATCTTCTCACTGAAGACCCGCCGCCTGCTCGGTGTGCATATCGTCGGCGAAGGCGCCACCGAACTGGTGCATATCGGCCAGGCGGTGCTCAATCTCAAAGGCACGGTCGAATATTTCGTCGAAAACACCTTCAACTATCCGACACTCGCCGAAGCCTACAAGATCGCCGGCCTCGATGCCTGGAACAGGATGGGCGACATCAAGTCAGAACTCTAA
- a CDS encoding endonuclease/exonuclease/phosphatase family protein, producing MTVRIISLNAWGGRLHEALIQYVTSADPDVLCLQEVLRAPGTGTGWSVYRDGDVELPQRFNLFTEIGTALPAHDGFFCPTSKGELFDGDTAIVAEFGLATFVRKSHSVIAQGLDFVHGSFSADGWGEHPRPRNAHCIRLFSYEHASTVTIAHLHGLRDPAGKGDTPARHEQAAALVKLIEGVWPGDEGLVVCGDFNVLPDSATFAILTRLGLSDLVTGSGLVDTRTSYYLKQGRFADYMLVTPGVKVAKFEVVEAPEVSDHRALLLDIG from the coding sequence ATGACAGTGCGCATCATCTCGCTGAACGCATGGGGCGGCAGGCTTCATGAGGCACTGATTCAATATGTGACGTCGGCCGATCCCGACGTGCTGTGCCTGCAGGAAGTTTTGCGCGCACCCGGCACCGGCACGGGCTGGTCGGTCTACCGGGACGGCGATGTCGAGTTGCCGCAGCGCTTCAATCTCTTTACCGAGATCGGCACCGCCCTGCCCGCTCACGACGGCTTTTTCTGCCCGACCTCGAAAGGCGAGCTTTTCGACGGCGATACTGCCATTGTTGCCGAATTCGGGCTGGCGACTTTCGTGCGCAAGTCGCATTCCGTCATCGCCCAGGGGCTGGACTTCGTGCACGGCAGTTTTTCCGCCGATGGCTGGGGCGAACATCCGCGGCCGCGAAACGCCCATTGCATCCGCCTCTTCAGCTATGAGCACGCTTCTACCGTGACCATCGCCCACTTGCATGGCCTGCGTGATCCCGCAGGCAAGGGCGACACGCCGGCGCGGCACGAGCAGGCTGCAGCGCTGGTCAAGCTCATCGAGGGCGTCTGGCCCGGCGACGAAGGGCTCGTCGTCTGCGGCGATTTCAACGTGCTGCCTGATAGCGCGACCTTTGCGATTCTCACCAGACTTGGGCTTTCCGACCTCGTCACCGGAAGCGGCCTTGTAGACACGCGAACCTCCTATTATCTGAAGCAGGGCCGCTTTGCCGACTACATGCTGGTGACGCCGGGGGTGAAGGTCGCCAAATTCGAGGTGGTCGAGGCGCCCGAAGTCTCCGACCATCGCGCATTGCTGCTCGATATTGGGTAG
- a CDS encoding B12-binding domain-containing radical SAM protein has translation MSHVLEVARRRFQLILIKPSHYDDDGYVIRWWRAMIPSNSLAALYGIAAECAERKVLGDDTAIDITVIDETNTRIDVAGLLAQFRRHDNFGMISLVGVQTNQYPRALDIARPFRDAGLPVSIGGFHVSGCLSMLDGKAVGLDACRDMGISMFAGEAEGRLDMVLRDAAAGELKPLYNFMNDLPGIGGTPVPFLPKDNIQRTLGLSTSFDAGRGCPYQCSFCTIINVQGRKSRFRSADDVEKLVRMNWAQGIHKFFITDDNFARNKDWEAIFDRLIELKERDGIPLGLMIQVDTLCHKIPNFIEKSRRAGVTRVFIGLENVNPDNLTAAKKNQNKITEYRKMLLAWKAQGIMTLAGYILGFPADTPESIRRDIAIIQEELPLDVIEFFILTPLPGSEDHQVLWKKGIEMDADLNIYDVEHVCTAHPKMSKQEWEDIYHEAWALYYSPDHMKTLLRRAVATGVPLARLVKVLVSFATTVPLENVHPLQSGLLRLKTPSERRPDLPRENPLVFWPRFAWETFRKHASLASTIIGLTISAFLISRDAKSKTYMDQALTPVADDEEETLHLFTQTAGGAAAVSHVRKVAQLTAHS, from the coding sequence TTGTCCCATGTCTTGGAAGTTGCGCGCAGACGTTTTCAGCTGATCCTGATCAAGCCGTCGCATTATGACGATGACGGCTACGTGATCCGCTGGTGGCGGGCGATGATCCCCTCCAATTCGCTTGCGGCGCTCTACGGCATTGCCGCTGAATGTGCCGAGCGCAAGGTGCTCGGCGACGATACGGCGATCGACATCACTGTGATCGACGAGACCAACACCCGGATCGATGTCGCCGGACTGCTGGCGCAGTTCAGGCGTCACGACAATTTCGGCATGATTTCGCTCGTCGGCGTCCAGACCAACCAGTATCCGCGCGCCCTCGATATCGCCCGACCGTTCCGCGATGCCGGCCTGCCGGTTTCGATCGGTGGCTTCCATGTTTCCGGCTGCCTGTCGATGCTGGATGGCAAGGCCGTCGGGCTCGACGCCTGCCGCGACATGGGCATCTCGATGTTTGCCGGCGAGGCCGAGGGCCGGCTCGACATGGTGTTGCGCGATGCCGCCGCCGGCGAGCTGAAGCCGCTCTATAATTTCATGAACGACCTTCCCGGCATCGGCGGCACGCCGGTTCCTTTCCTGCCGAAGGACAATATCCAGCGCACGCTCGGGCTCAGCACCAGCTTCGATGCCGGACGTGGCTGTCCCTATCAGTGCTCGTTCTGCACCATCATCAACGTGCAGGGACGCAAGTCGCGCTTCCGTTCGGCCGACGACGTCGAAAAGCTGGTGCGGATGAACTGGGCGCAGGGCATCCACAAATTCTTCATCACCGACGACAATTTCGCCCGCAACAAGGATTGGGAAGCGATCTTCGACCGGTTGATCGAACTCAAGGAGCGGGACGGCATTCCGCTCGGCCTGATGATCCAGGTCGACACGCTCTGCCACAAGATCCCCAATTTCATCGAGAAATCCAGGCGCGCCGGCGTCACCCGCGTCTTCATCGGCCTCGAAAACGTCAATCCGGACAATCTGACCGCCGCCAAGAAGAACCAGAACAAGATCACCGAATACCGCAAGATGCTGCTCGCCTGGAAGGCACAGGGCATCATGACGCTCGCCGGTTATATCCTGGGCTTTCCCGCCGACACGCCGGAATCAATCCGCCGCGACATCGCGATCATCCAGGAAGAGCTGCCGCTCGACGTCATCGAGTTCTTCATCCTGACACCACTGCCCGGTTCCGAGGACCATCAGGTCCTTTGGAAGAAGGGTATCGAGATGGATGCCGATCTCAACATCTACGATGTCGAGCACGTCTGCACCGCGCATCCGAAGATGAGCAAGCAGGAATGGGAAGACATCTACCACGAGGCCTGGGCGCTCTATTATTCGCCCGATCATATGAAGACGCTGCTGCGCCGCGCCGTGGCAACCGGCGTGCCACTCGCAAGGCTCGTCAAGGTTCTCGTCTCCTTCGCCACTACCGTGCCGCTGGAAAACGTGCACCCGCTGCAAAGCGGCCTGCTGCGCCTGAAGACGCCGTCGGAGCGGCGCCCGGACCTGCCGCGCGAGAATCCGCTGGTCTTCTGGCCGCGCTTTGCCTGGGAAACCTTCCGCAAACATGCTTCGCTCGCCAGCACGATCATTGGCCTGACGATTTCGGCATTCCTGATTTCAAGGGACGCGAAGTCGAAGACCTACATGGATCAGGCCCTGACGCCGGTCGCCGACGACGAAGAAGAAACGCTCCACCTCTTCACACAGACCGCCGGCGGCGCCGCAGCCGTCAGCCATGTCAGGAAAGTCGCGCAACTGACAGCGCATTCTTGA
- a CDS encoding VOC family protein, producing the protein MSLKQTRLVTNDVAKLTRFYESVSQARAEILSSGYAQFHNEPCDGLAIVEQASTEAYGAGVAAAGANRSVILDFEVTDIDAEYERLQDIVSDWVMAPKLMPWGARAIVFRDPDGNLVNIYAHP; encoded by the coding sequence ATGAGTCTCAAGCAAACCCGACTGGTTACCAATGATGTAGCGAAGCTGACGCGCTTCTACGAGAGCGTCAGCCAGGCGAGGGCCGAGATACTGAGCAGTGGCTACGCTCAGTTCCATAACGAGCCCTGCGACGGACTGGCCATCGTGGAGCAGGCGTCGACGGAAGCATACGGCGCGGGCGTCGCGGCAGCCGGGGCCAATCGTTCGGTGATCCTCGATTTCGAAGTCACCGACATCGATGCTGAATACGAACGGTTGCAGGACATCGTGAGCGATTGGGTGATGGCGCCGAAGCTCATGCCTTGGGGCGCCCGCGCCATCGTCTTTCGCGATCCGGACGGAAACCTCGTCAATATCTACGCCCATCCGTGA